GaattcctaagcctaagcctaagcctaagcctaagcctaagcctaagcctaagcctaagcctaagcctaagcctaagcctaagcctaagcctaagcctaagcctaagcctaagcctaagcctaagcctaagcctaagcctaagcataagcctaagcctaagcctaagcctaagcctaagcctaagcataagcctaagcctaagcctaagcctaagcctaagcctaagcataagcctaagcctaagcctaagcctaagcataagcctaagcctaagcctaagcctaagcctaagcctaacataagcctaagcctaagcctaagcctaaaacatttggaaattatttttgatcgTTTATATTCAAGTAGCAAGAAAGTGTCCTAGCgttaaaaataggaaatttttcGCTCTTTCAGAACAGTATACTCATGTCTCTGTACCGacgatattcatttcaaaaatcgcaaaaaaagtttttttcaaaataccacTACCattaaaacatttggaaattatttttgattgtttaTATTCAAGTAGCAAGAAAGTCTCCTAGCcttaaaaataggaaattttttgctctttcaGACCAGTATACTCATGTCTCTGTACCGacgatattcatttcaaaaatcgcaaaaaaagtttttttcaaaataccacTACCattaaaacatttggaaattatttttgattgtttaTATTCAAGTAGCAAGAAAGTCTCCTAGcctaaaaataggaaattttttgctctttcaGATCAGTATACTAAACATTCACGTgtggattaaaattaaaaaggtagtgttaaataattaaaaatcatttaggggggaacgaaacccataagtactgtcatttttatcttttacctttttttttacgtACGACGTTTTTCGCTGTTTTCCCTGATACAAAATGCGTTGTTCTTgtttatttatgtttttcttgaaaatgttatcaacactgataatctgaaaaattataatttaaaacttaaacGAAGCTAAAATGTGGCTGTTATAATACAGCGACTcaatgaaaaactcaaaaaaaagttgacttTGCACGCTATggttaaaaatgaatgaattctTGGtacatggttttttttgtgatttttcgttgaaaaatccACACCGTGTCAGAGagagctgaaaatgttcattgaAAGCgctaaaaaacatttgaaaaaatgccaatttttccgtAAGATAATTcgatttgaaagtttgaaaactgaataGTAATTGTGTACTTGCAAAGAACCTTGTTTGCTTTTTAGTTTATTTGATCTACCAAAGATTGGGTTCACTGTCTGACCATTTGGGTCACTAATCTCATAAACCGTCAAAACAATCCAACGTGGTACAAAGTACATCAAGTTTTTCACAAGTCCTATAGTTAGCTGCGCATCCCTAATAGGTATccccattaatttttttttcaagaagaatGGCAACACAAACACCCCTCTCTGATGACTCGTGTGTCAAAAACGAGCTCACGGAACTCTCCTCTAGTGAAACGGTCTCGAGGATTGACGAGGCCCCGAAATTTCATGTCAAAGCTGTCGTCGGGCGTGTTgtgataaaacattttggtgGCCGGGATTGTGTTTGTGTTCAGTCAGAAAGACGCTATTAGGACCTCCTCCCATCTTATTAGCTGTTTATCCTTCATCACAAGACATCTCAATATTGGTTCCATAGGTGTAgcttcttctgcttcttcttcttcttttgtaCCTACGTCATCATACATTGGTTACTGTCCTACCGaggtttgtttcaaatttgcacATTTAAAATGGTATACacctttaaaataaacttagAAGTAAGGCCTTTGGTCccactacaaaaaatttacagtagTTTGGTTCagacttttctaaatttaattaaggttattttttattgacaaaaaatattttagttcaAGAAATATGTTATGTTCAGTGGGTTTCCTGTCATATACTTCTacttaccgtatttcctctattagtcttgcatgcaagactaattttcaattgacccgtaggggtgcaagacaaataggggtgcaagactaatagaggctgcaagactaatagaggaaatacggtagttATACTGGCAAAAGCGATAGCATTTCGagagaaaaatattcttaaaTGTGCTCAATATGGCTGATACAGATAGGTTTTTCATTACAGACaggtttttcatttcaattttaaaaaaatacctgACAGTTTATCAAGAAAATCCAGCACATTCCAGAGTTATTAGAGTATTTAGAAGTTTGCAAGTTCCCAATTTTGTCAAgggatttttcaaagtttctcaaactttccaaaaaatgcaaaaaaaaacattccaaaagtaccaatttttccaaaaaattccataaatatATTCAGTCCACCGAACGTTTTTAGATCTAACTGAGAGTTCTCCTGAAGTTTTTCAGAGTTTGAAGGAATTTATAGAAGTTTCTGATGTTTTACAGGATTTTACTAAAGTTTCTCAAATTATCTATAAATGCCAAatcttttcagaaagttttcagaaaatttccggaaaaccttcaatttttcaagttttccagaagattctcgatttttccaaaatcgtttcagaattttcctaATTATTCCCATATTTCCATCGACTTCTTATagttaatttgattttcatcaaattgatacaaatgagaaaatttgaaatttgataactCACGTTTCGATGCAAAAAGAGACGAAAGGCGGCGTGATGCGGGCAGGATTTAGGCAGGCGGtaggccctgaaaccgcgcctgcctaccattgAACCTCTAAGCTATTcagttgtattttttgatattccaGATGCGTACCGACGTGGGTTCTATTCCATTAATGTGTATTCTGTCTACACTAACGACTGGTGTGTTCGGATATCTTCCGACAGAAGATCTCACaaattcgataatttctgGAAACGGTGGTTATCCAGTTCCTCCGGACACTATTATACCGGCCGATGGAGATGAGGAAGGTAAGTGGATcagaaattaataattataaattttttagagtagggttttcttctgaaatctgatattttgtgaattttgcaaaaaattggaaaaatcgacaaCGAAATGCAAATTGTTTCGTTAAATGCAAAATGGATGcgcacctttaaagagtaaAGTCTATGAAAATGCTTTTATTTGGTATTACAGTTCTTTTCAAAGGCACACATATTTTTcccatttaacaaaaaatcgtcGTGACCTTATATCGTATTTTCGGCGCAAAAATCGGAACATTTCGCGTCTGTATAATACCCCATTTAAAGGTTTACGACGCAATAATACAACACCGGGTCTCGACGTGGCAAACGattgtttattgattttcacgGGATTCTCgcctttctcattgaattttcgcgctccattggcaatcgcctgccggacaacgcgtggaaaagtgtagtgtactccacacggacaaatccatcggttttacaactaaaaacgagccgcgacgcgacacgcaacgcgccgtaaaccTACACAAAATCTCGCAGActcaaaatggcctagttcggcaaactctgccatttcgatttatgagggaGGCCAGAATTCCGtgattttcccatttctcACGGCCTCTCtaaatttcacgtttttcaaaattcatctttttctctctgctctctcactctctcacGTGAAATATTACTTTCTGAATAATAATTTGTGTttaattaaatcaaattttattgaaatagaaTTCATGATACACGATCTTGAGAAGAGCTCTGTCCTCCAGGCTGCGAACTGGAGCGTAGAAAGTTTTCATATTGTTAAAAACTGCAAAGAAATGTTCGATTCCTTGTTCTGACGTGTGATGCTTTCTCAAATATGGAATTAAATGACAGACAAGGAGATGAAGTTTCGGAGTGACTCATTATTTCATCAGTTTCATTAGGAAAAACACTCTTTATTTATTCAAGGAACTGTTAAagcaaaacttcaattttgtcaATCTCTTGGTCTAAATACGTTCTATCGTTAGATAAATCTAACTATCTAACTGAAACGAGTACAACTATATTGTAACGCAAAAAAGCTAAGCGCCATAAAACACAAGTAAAACAGGCTCCAGTAAGCCTAAACTGTTTTTACTATAAAAAACCATTGTCATTCACCTACCTACCAAATGCCAATAtaattggttgaaaaaaattagtttaatcTCCTCGCAAgatttttttctccgaaatttAAGATTGGGCGCTTAGTGATATCATAACTCTGCAGCcatcagaaaaactgaaatgtaTTTAAACTGTAAGTTTTAATCGTTTTATGAGGATTATTTCTTtagttgacagttttttgatagcttctTTAGTTATTGAGCTACGGGCTTCCAAACAAAACCAATCAAAAACCACTATAAACCACAATGTCCTAAAAGTGAAATTACTCAgtcaatttttaaccaaatcaCGGCATTAATGTCTTGATATCTTCATTGaacaatttgtaaaaatcgTAAGGCggtagttttttgataaatgtcatcgttttttagtaaaattgCGTTAACCATTCAAAAATGGCccatttttggtgttttcaggcctaattcttgtttttgaaattccggagccagtttttatcgaaaatttttgtgcaatgtcaaaaaatgaccggaaaaaaattctctaCAATCGTAAGGcggtactttttaaaatttcgtttcCATTCTTCCCCAGGGATCCcgtaaaaaaccaatttttcgacTAGGTCTCACATTTTGCCCTACAAGAGCATAGTTAATGTtataaatttggattttttggtcgaatttGATGAGGTAATATTCAGTTGTTTGTTTATTGTTGGAAAATCTGAAGATTTATCAGCGAATCGCCCGATTTCGCCAATTATGACCAAAAAACCCCTAGTTTAGGATTTTCACGAATGGATGAGTTCATTGATACGCTTCCACGCTGTTTTTGGTTTCATTCAGACGCTACTTGCCTGATCTATCAgtctaacaatttttgtttaattttcttcaCTATCCGCCGTTTATAGTTCGTTCTTCCGTAATCAGTGCAAAATCggttcaaaaaactcactctctcgcccatgagagacgcagagacagtTCATCAcgttattttatttaattattgaaatgaaGAGAGGCCGTGATTTctgcttttaaaaaagttgatttttggaaaacttgtcAAACAGCACGTGTATTTTTCTAATAGCTCTTTTCGAGGCATGGGTCGAGCTGAATACACGtgaaaccgaaaaaagaacaagaaaaatcgaaactacagtactccctaaaggcgcacactcttttccataaattattttgtttgatCGTCTCGAGACCTGGTATCGTAATCTTGCGAAACAAATCGCGAACTGTCGCATCTCATTTGAAAACTGGGCAAAATCCTTATTTTATGTAAATTGGAGCTCATTTGGCGctgtaaaatgcaaaaacataataaaaaagtGCATTTCCAGGTTCCCCAGACGAAGAATCCGACGTTGATTCCGGTGATTCAATTTATCGAAAGAAAGTCACCACATTCCGACGACGAAACATAAATGCCCCATTCGGAGTTCGTGTTCCTTTCAGTAGAATGGCCTATAAAGCCGGTTATGGATCAAACAGAATGGGCTATCGGAACACGGGATCCCCGCCACCCCCACAAATAGGTGGCCTCTACGGTGACCGTAATCCGAATCCATATGGCACAGTGAATCTTGGTGGAGGTTCCCCATATCCTGGGGGTCTAGAAGAGTACAATATCCGGCCGGCCGCTCCATTTTCCGGACTGGTCGGAGGAAGTCGATCTGGGTACTACGGGAGCACTGTTGGTATGAGACGGGGTGCCGTTGTGCCGCCTATGAGCTCCAGGAAGACGAAAATTCCACAGACTGAGTATCCACGTAAGTATACGATTTTTCTATGCGCtataaaattctttaaaatccGCTATTTTCCAGCTGATTACGCATCTAACGACCTGATGAACAGTTTCAATGGAGCTACAAATTCCGCGATCCCATCACTTCGCGAGCTTGCCACCTATGCGTCACGCTATGGTCCCGCATATCTTCGCGAACGATTCGGAAGCCATGATTCCCAACTTGAGCGTATGCTTTATGGCGGCAGTGGACCACAGATCCCATCACGTGGAGGAGGAATTCCCATAGATTACAACATGAACATTGCTTCGAATCACTGGAACCGAGGAATTGGCTCTCCGATGGGAATTATGTCGCGGGATGTTGATTCCTATCAACACGACGATGCGGCCAAAGCAAACAAAAAGACCACTACCGGCTCGCCGAGCACGACGAGCACACGGAAACCTCGGAAAGCTAGGAAGCCAACCAAGAAGACTGTTGCCGCAGCTCCTTCGTCTAGCTCGAACACATCGACTACGGCAAAGCCTGCAAAAACTGTAAAGACATCGGAGAAGTCTGCCTGAAAACAAGAAtagaatcaatttttaaaaatgtacaaaatcaAACGCCCTACAAATCATGTGTGTGAAGAAGAATAATAACTAACATATCTATTTATATTTAccgaataaatatatattcatCAATTAACCTGAAGAACAAACGAATTCGGCTACAGGCGTCGATCAGTCTCGAATCTAGTAACAACAAGAGAGCAATACGAAAACCGGTAAATCAATAGGGGGAAGCGAAACAGTAGGTACAAATTGGAGGGGAAGCACCAATACATTAGGTGGGGGGTACGACTTGAAAAATGAGCTGATTTTCGAATAGTTAAAGCGATGATCGTGTCCGAAAAacagttcatttttcaagacAACATTGAGACTGGGAGTACGGGGAAGCTCATTTACGGTGAGAGGAATTGGTGAGATCTTTAGAATATGCTTAAGGAGTTGGGGTGGCTGGAGAAGTTCCTGTAGCCTCCGTGCCGGGATTCGATGGAGAAGTCGTTGCGGCTGGTCCCTTTTCCTTCACTGGTGCTGGATCCTTGGCTGGAAGACATATGCGTGGCTTGACAGTCGATGAGGTGCGAGCCGACGAGTCCTTGTGAACTTCgtatctggaaatattttactTAGATAGCAAATactaaaattgtaaaattaccTCAAAATCTCAGTATCCGGAATGCTCAATTTCTGCTTCAAAACCTGTCCGATGCGAAGATTGACATCATCGCGAGTAGCATCACGAGTCCACAAGGAAACCTTGTCACCCTTTTGACGAACATTCACGACAGCTCCGCAGATGTAGTCTCCGTACTCGTCGAATTGCTCTCCAACAATAGCCATCAACAGCTCCAACCAGTAGTGATCGAGCAATTGCGTTCTTCTCTGAAGCTTCTATGAttcattgaataaaatatatttctcaaAACGTACTTGCTTATCGACAACAACCAACCAACGTCCACCTTGAACGTTGTTGACGTCCTCCCACATTGGCTTGATTCCTTCCTTGAACAAGTAATAATCGGATCCCCAGTTCAATCCTCCGGCAGACTGAATGTGATTGTACAGCGACCAGAAGTCCTCGACAGTGTCGAAAAGTGAAaccatctggaaaaaatcgataaaagacgtatttaaaaatcttctACCTTCAGACAATCCTCCCATTCCTTGTTACGGTCAGCTTTCAAGTACCAGAGAGCCCAGCGATTCTGGAGGGGGTGTCTGGTGAGAAGCTCTGGAGGAACTGAAGCATCGGACGCATTCACATCGCCGGAAGCTGACaatgctttgttttccgctaCGGATGTGCtcatttagctgaaaataggtAATATTATATACGATTAGAGCTCGGAAAACGATAAAATAGAGAAGAGTATGAATTTGGTTCAAATAACTCGGATTTTAtaggaaattttgttttactgCACATTTTCGGCTAGTTTCCAagctttttagatttttcaagtgTAATTGGTAACATCGGGCACAATAAATTGATATTAAAGCttggaaaacaataaaacaaaGTAGAAAATGAATTCAGCTCAACTTCGacgaaaaatcatcaaatgaTTCGTTTCCCATGAAATTCCTAgtagtttttaaacattctaGCTGTTTTTTAATcgtaaaagtgaaaaaaaaaagagcgatTTCCCCGAAAAACCttggaaaatgaagaaatggaaAGAAAGGCGCGAATCCTGAAATTCAAACACCAGACACACGCAAAACGAGTGTAACCGTAGTTTTTGTCGTTGCGAAGTATCTTGTCTGCGGAATTGCGCCCCCCTTTAAACAAAACagcggaaaatatgaaaattatttttgtattaaaataaaaatcgagttgtttaggtaaaatttttcaaattttattgaaaattcggtaaaataatgaaattaatCGCTGAAAACTCGTTATTCGCACAGAAATTGAGCTCTTTCAGGGAATTCAggctaaaaaattatattttcaggt
This is a stretch of genomic DNA from Caenorhabditis elegans chromosome V. It encodes these proteins:
- the ife-3 gene encoding Eukaryotic translation initiation factor 4E-3 (Confirmed by transcript evidence), giving the protein MSTSVAENKALSASGDVNASDASVPPELLTRHPLQNRWALWYLKADRNKEWEDCLKMVSLFDTVEDFWSLYNHIQSAGGLNWGSDYYLFKEGIKPMWEDVNNVQGGRWLVVVDKQRRTQLLDHYWLELLMAIVGEQFDEYGDYICGAVVNVRQKGDKVSLWTRDATRDDVNLRIGQVLKQKLSIPDTEILRYEVHKDSSARTSSTVKPRICLPAKDPAPVKEKGPAATTSPSNPGTEATGTSPATPTP
- the ife-3 gene encoding Eukaryotic translation initiation factor 4E-3 (Confirmed by transcript evidence), giving the protein MSTSVAENKALSASGDVNASDASVPPELLTRHPLQNRWALWYLKADRNKEWEDCLKMVSLFDTVEDFWSLYNHIQSAGGLNWGSDYYLFKEGIKPMWEDVNNVQGGRWLVVVDKQLQRRTQLLDHYWLELLMAIVGEQFDEYGDYICGAVVNVRQKGDKVSLWTRDATRDDVNLRIGQVLKQKLSIPDTEILRYEVHKDSSARTSSTVKPRICLPAKDPAPVKEKGPAATTSPSNPGTEATGTSPATPTP
- the ife-3 gene encoding Eukaryotic translation initiation factor 4E-3 (Confirmed by transcript evidence), whose amino-acid sequence is MSTSVAENKALSASGDVNASDASVPPELLTRHPLQNRWALWYLKADRNKEWEDCLKMVSLFDTVEDFWSLYNHIQSAGGLNWGSDYYLFKEGIKPMWEDVNNVQGGRWLVVVDKQKLQRRTQLLDHYWLELLMAIVGEQFDEYGDYICGAVVNVRQKGDKVSLWTRDATRDDVNLRIGQVLKQKLSIPDTEILRYEVHKDSSARTSSTVKPRICLPAKDPAPVKEKGPAATTSPSNPGTEATGTSPATPTP
- the idpp-2 gene encoding Intrinsically Disordered Protein, expressed in Pharynx (Confirmed by transcript evidence;~Product from WormBase gene class idpp), which encodes MRTDVGSIPLMCILSTLTTGVFGYLPTEDLTNSIISGNGGYPVPPDTIIPADGDEEGSPDEESDVDSGDSIYRKKVTTFRRRNINAPFGVRVPFSRMAYKAGYGSNRMGYRNTGSPPPPQIGGLYGDRNPNPYGTVNLGGGSPYPGGLEEYNIRPAAPFSGLVGGSRSGYYGSTVGMRRGAVVPPMSSRKTKIPQTEYPPDYASNDLMNSFNGATNSAIPSLRELATYASRYGPAYLRERFGSHDSQLERMLYGGSGPQIPSRGGGIPIDYNMNIASNHWNRGIGSPMGIMSRDVDSYQHDDAAKANKKTTTGSPSTTSTRKPRKARKPTKKTVAAAPSSSSNTSTTAKPAKTVKTSEKSA
- the idpp-2 gene encoding Intrinsically Disordered Protein, expressed in Pharynx (Confirmed by transcript evidence;~Product from WormBase gene class idpp), which encodes MAYKAGYGSNRMGYRNTGSPPPPQIGGLYGDRNPNPYGTVNLGGGSPYPGGLEEYNIRPAAPFSGLVGGSRSGYYGSTVGMRRGAVVPPMSSRKTKIPQTEYPPDYASNDLMNSFNGATNSAIPSLRELATYASRYGPAYLRERFGSHDSQLERMLYGGSGPQIPSRGGGIPIDYNMNIASNHWNRGIGSPMGIMSRDVDSYQHDDAAKANKKTTTGSPSTTSTRKPRKARKPTKKTVAAAPSSSSNTSTTAKPAKTVKTSEKSA